The nucleotide sequence GCGAGCCAGAAGAAAGCTGAGAAGAGGAAGCTTCGAATCACCTGAGCAACTTTACCGGAGTCCAGTGCCCTGACCAGAGCATCCTCATCGATCACTCCGCCCCTGGCCACATTGACGATCCGCACGCCGGTCTTCATCTTCCCGAAGGATTCGTCGTTGAAGACCTTGGATGTCGCCGGGGTGAGCGGCATGTGGAGGGAGATGAAGTCTGCCTTGGCGATGGCCTCCTCGAAGGACACCAGCTCTGCTCCAATGGCACGGGCCTTATCGGCCGGGGCATAGGGGTCATGGGCAATCACATGCATCCCTAGCCCTTTCGCTCGCCTTGCCACCTCTGAGCCAACCTTTCCAAAGCCCATGATGGCAAGAGTCTTTCCAACTAGGGAAACTCCAACGTACTTGGCTCTTTGCCATTTGCCTGTGGGAAATCAGTTCAATACTTTTATTAGTAAGAATGAACGAGTTCACTCGCATCACCTGTGGAATTTTTTTGCTTTTGTATTCCGTGATTAAaagttactccctccatcccgaatTACTCGTCGCTCAAACAGATGATCTAGCACTacaatatgtctagatacatccgtttgagcgacaagtaattccaCGAAGGAAGTATTTAAGTGTTAAGTTTATGCGACAATGTAAACATGCAAGATAGGAGCATAATCAATTTGACATATCTAGATTGGAAACACtgctaagggcctctttgattcgtagggttTTGAAAATGTAGGAATAGAAAAAGTATAGGGTTGAAGTTTCATGCCCACTTGAATGTTAGCAACAGGATTTCCCCACACTCTGTTACACCCTCCCTTGGGGGACCCAGTTGTTAAACGGCGAGGTGAATTCATCGTTAAAACTTCATGGTAAAAAACTGAAAATACCTACTAGATAGTTAGATAGGATCATATAGCAACTTTTGCAGGCAAAACAAAGGCAGCCTACATCCATCGAATTTCCTCCTTGACAACGCATAATTTTGTTTGGCTTCATAAGTGCCAGAAAGCAACAAGTTCCAAAATATCAGAGACCAATTTTGCCTCTACATGTAGCACTAAAATTTTGCCACATAGCAGATGAAAATGCTAAAGTTGAACAGGGATCATATTCCCCACTAAGCTGAGGTATCATGCTTGGGACCCATCAAATTTTATTAGTTTCATATTGCCAAAATAGTTTTGCACAGATTCCTCAGTACGAAAAAGGCATCATCCTGCTGAATTTGCAACCGCTTATCACGAGAAAGGTAAAGCCCAACGAAAGTGGACCAGAGAATCTAAAATTATATTCCACTTCCGTTGCTGCTATTTAGTAGTACTACTAAGTAGCAATCATGACATTCAATAGTTTTCATACATATTCACTTTAGTACGCTTCAGTGTGTGATTACACTTAGATTCGCAAAGATGTTGAAAGCATAACTTCCTACTATCTGAACTAATCCCAGAAAGCAAAGACTCCTCACCCACAGCTTTGATGCACCCCTTTTGGCTACACTGGTAAGCTGTCATGATCTTCAAACAGACTTCAGAGACACACAAAAGATGCAATATACTGTACTCAATCAATCACCCACGGCAAGCAGGTCGTCGATATCACAACCAAAATGTCATCTGAAGGCTCTTACCAAATACATTGTTCATTTTCCGTTGTAACGGTTCATCATACTGATACAGTTGGGTTATGGGGGTCATGCGTGTGTACTTTTCCTCCGTTTTCAACACAAAGAGGGAGGTACATTTGTTTATTTTTGGATTTGAGTGCATACAGCTATTACAAAGTGATTAAAAGGAAATCAAACTAGAGATTAATGCTCTCGTGGAGTCACCCTGACAATTGATCTGCTTTTTTTTGAGCTGAAACCGTAGAACAGTCGTTCTATGGTAATTTTATTAAATATTATAACTTGCTAATGGGGCATTTTTTATGTTCACAAGTCGAAGGCTGATTTTTCGAAGAAAACCTATCCTGAATATCGTCGGCTCAATCATTGCTGGCTAGTAAAGCGAAGAGCAAAATACTATAATCCCAAAGCAAGCACACGAGCAAACCTCAATTGATCATACGTACTACTAGCTTGTGTGGTTTTTACTTGACTGATCACTACCCTTATATCAGAAAACAGCAAATCTAATTTCCACTGTATGAGctgacagaaaaagagagaaggtagcAAGGGACAATTATTTCATGGATCAAGACACGTACGCAAGCCTGTGGTCACGACGGCTTCTTTGGTGGTGCCAGCCTAGAAAAATGCGGGTCCTAGCGACGTGGCGGTGTTCATAGGACGCAATAATTTAACATAGGCTCCAACGGAGAGATTCAATCGCCGTCATGCAGAATTTACTTTTGAGCTTTAGTGGTTACTTTTTTATAGCATGCCGCTTCATCCACCTCCGCTTTGGTTCGCCGGCTATTACCCTCTTTGATACGACAACCGTTGCTTTCTACTACTAGCATTGATCCTAAGTATTGAAAGGTGTCCGTCTTAGATACAATATGTCCATGTAAAGTCTAAATTTACCTTTCTCTCGCACCCAACACCACTAAAGTGACACCACCAAATTGGAAATTTAATCACGTGTTCCTATTCTGAGGAGGAGTGAGCGCCAAAGATTATTTGTGGTGTTAATCTGCCGCCCTCCTTCAGAATCGGACGTCGATGTCAAAAATAGTGCTAAAATCTGGAACAATGGCAACTAAAACGGACGTAACTAAACACCATCACAAATGAAGCGATCGGTCACTCACCGGCCTTGAGCGCGGCGTCCGCCTGCGAGACGTTGCGGGCCATGCAGGCGAGCAGCGCGATGCCATGCTCCGCCGCGGCGACGGTGTTGGCCGTGGGGGCGTTCACGACGAGGCACCCCGCCTCCGTCGCCGCCTGCAGGTCCACGTTGTCTATCCCGACGCCGGCCCGGCCGACCACCCGCAgccgcccgcgccccgcctccAGCACCCCCCTCGTCACCTTGGTGCCGCTCCGCACGATGAGCGCGTCGAACTGCGCCACCTTGGCCAGGAGCTCGGCGGGGGACATGCCGTACGCGCACTCCACGTCCGCGAACTGACGCAGCACCTCCAGCCCGGCCTCGCCCAGCTTCTCCGCCACGAGGACCGCAGGCTTCGCCAGCGGCGCCGAGTCCGACACGGAGTGCGAGATCCGGCGCTTCGGCTcagcagaggtcaccggcacagtggCCGCCGGCGACGACAGGATCGCGCTCCGGGCGCGGAGAGCGCCGGAGCGCGCGAACGGGATCGAGGGCGCGGCGAGGCGGGCCGGCGCCGCTCTCGTGAAGGTCCGGCTCGCAACCCCGTGCGGGCTCGAGAGGAGGGCGCGTGAGGCGGACATGTTCAATCAGGCTCGTGCCTCACGCCGGTGATATCTGGTTACCGGAAGAGAGGGAGGCGGAGGAACAAGACTGGTCTTTTCTCTGTTGAGGCAAAGTAGGAGGAGCAACGATTGGCTGGTTAACGCGAGGGTATGGGGAAGTTGGTGGAGGTTATTTTGGGGAAATAAATTTTGACGGGTGGATGGGGCCGGAAATTATTGCTTGGGGGCCCTGGAAATGCAATACATGGATTAAGACATGAGAGGAACACACCAGGAAACAAAGCTCAAAAGTGGAGAAGTACCCCCAAAGCAAGCCCTCTGCAACACAGATGGCTCCAGATTGTATAAACCTCCATCGTCCACGTGCCAGGGATCACGTGGGGGGATGGCGCATCGCCCTCGTCGGAGTTGGAAGACGGCAAGCCGCTCTGCCCCGAGAGCGATGAAGCCATGTCTGGCTGAGGCAAGCAGCAAGCGGGGAGAGTATTTTGAAGTACAAGAACGTTGGGGTGGGATGCTAGTACTTAAACTAGGGTTGCTAAACTGATCAACAGAGCCTTAAATACATCACAGAACAAAAAGTCTCTGAGAAAAATTCCCTTCTATTAAGCGATAAAAAGCAATTGACGAAGTCAGCAGAAAGTCCGTGAAGGAAGGGACCAAACTTCGACTCGATCCACATGGATGAGCATGCCGTACcgcgttgctccgggcggcggcgccACCCGGCGGTTGGGTGCCAAGAAGCCCTGCATCTCCTTCACCTTCCAGCACCGCGCGGCAGCACCCATAGCATGTGCTTGGTGGGAATGTGGGCGACATCCCATGCCCAGAGCCAGCAGACAAAAGTCTTGGTGTCGCCACGCTCGAGCGTTCTGTCGAGAAAGTCCACGCGCACCTTGTCGCGAAGGAGACCACGCCTTTCAGGGACCAGTACTGCATCTGCACCTTCTCGATGACGACCCTGGCGTGGAGGTTGAAGTTGCCGAAGCCCGCATGGTCATGCTCATGCCACGACGCAATGTTGAAGACGGCGCCATCGACCCGGAATGGACCTGCGCCTGGCAGCGTTGACGTGGTCCGCCGGCTGGCTGAAGATAATGAATAAATGCTCCGGATGGTGAGCCGTCAAGTCAGCAAACTCTACCGCCCCCTTGTAGCGCTACCACAGGCGGCCACATAAGACAACTCCGATCCCCGCGGCGATTCGGTGGAGGCGTTCTTCGCCGCCGCCAAGAAGCCATTGGCAACCTAGGCCGCGGTAGACTGCATGGCCAACGAGCTGCAGGCAGCGGCTAATGCTGCGGTCGCAGCCCCGCTGGACTTCATCAACAGTGAGCAGAAGGAAAGTGTGGGTCCCGAAGACCAGCTGGATGTGTTTGGCCCCATGCTCTCTGGCCCACGGGCGAGCCCAGTCAATTTCCACCGCCAAGCCCCACCACCCGCATGCACCATGGAGGTCCAACTAGGCGCGGTCACCCGCCAGGTCTGCCAGCTAGAAACCGTCGGCGACGAGGAGAGCATCTAGCCCCGCCGCCTCTTTCGAGACATCCCGACTCTAGTCTTCGCCAACGCGCCTCCCCAACACCCCACAGTCCTGCCCAAGTCGTGTGCTGCCTCGGTCCCCGTCGCCACAACGCGCGCCAGGCTGCGATCGCGTCCAAGGCCACAGTGGCTCACTGAGCTTCTCTTCGCATTGTCAAGGAGCTCGGGCTGCTTAGGCCAAAGGAGAAGATGACTACTAAAGTGGCAGAGGCGCTAACTCACCGTTTTGATTGGGGGCAATCATATTCGGAGTGGGCTGAAATTAAGAAAAAACTTTAAACTTATTTTGCCTCTCGCCGTCaagaacaaatagaaaaagaattggctcaaagAAAAGAAGTCTTGCCAATTggtaaaagcaaaaaagaatgaCGATTTGAAGAGTGAAAGTGTACAATTGAAATGGCTGAATCAACTAGTGTGTGTTTTGAATCCATCATATCCAAAAAGGCAAGTATCATTATGAAAGAGCATGGCAAGTATGGCAAAACAACCGTGTTTGATTTTTCTAAAgtgaacctacttcctgccctatgagtttcgtccCATAGAAATTGATGAGCCTAAAGGACGAGAGCAAGTAGCTGAACAAAGTTTGATTGACAAAGATCTTCGAAGTAGTGATGCACAGAATCAAGAAAAAGAGGACTGCAAGGTGTTGGGGAGTCATCCAAAGGCAaagcaagatattgttcaagtaACACCACCATTATGCTCTCCCaatatatttgaagaggtatgtctaggaAATAATTTGCCTATTCTCATATTTGGCCATAACTTTGCTGTCAGTGCATCCATTAGAAAAATCCATATAACAAATCTTGAGAGACCAATGAAGAGGGGTAATTTATTTGttatatccatcatgggacaagtATGATACGAGGGCACATTCTACATCTTATTTTAGACCGTCTCACAACCGATATctagctccaagaagatcaacatttgatgaACAATCACATGTCAAAGACCATTTCAATCATAAGAAATCGGTCCGGAGCTCAAGAGAGAAGAAAGAGCCGGTCAAACAAGTATATCGCATCAAAGAAGATTGTCGTAAGTGTGCCACTTCGGATTTGATTTCAAATGGCAAATAAACAATTAaggtgttgacattggctactaaaagCAATGAGATGACGCAATCAATTGTTCAAAATCCAAAATGCCAaacctgaagaaaagaagttggGAGCGCATAAGGCCAAGAAAGAGAGACCCTTGTCCAAAATGGAATCACAGTCGAGGTGCCcgctcggcttatcgtattggcaaaataAGAAATTGCAAAAGcgtagtgcacaagaacttgaaaagaggaacatgtcatgggttcccaaaggaagtactcTAAACAAGAATAATGTGCAAGCTTGTATTGCAAGAAGTGCAGCGAAGGCAGGAAAATAGTGAAAACTATGAACAACTAACATAAGGTTTACATCTAACCACCAGAATCTTCGGTTATCAcatcatccatattcttcaaccatGTCATTGATGCATATGCCATGTAATTCATCACCAGGTATGATTGGTTATCCCCCATTggcttattttgatccatggatgcaatacAATTTCCTAggtcatgaaagggtattaccaaatcactatacatttgattagctacattTTTTATTGCTGATTCAAAGGATCTAAATATTTGGTttgttatttcatttgtttattttggaTATACATGCTTTGGTGGATGAAGTTTACATGAACCTtgtggtaatggccgatatttatctatcgcccaAAGAATATATCTAAGCATGACAGGTGTGGTATTCTAACATCATACTTAGTTTAATTAGAGACCGAGACAAGGTATGCATTCATTTAAAAATATGCTTATATCAATATTGCTTACGTGGAGTTGAGACATTATAATTGATCCATTCAATATatgttgcatagaccaattcatagtTGTAGAACTGGTGAGTGCGCTTATGCTTTGGCTGGATATGATTTGGCTCATTAATTTATTATGTATGAAAAGCCAAATCATTGTTAGTTTTATTGCTGAGCATTGGACAGAGGTCATGCATAATATTTATATTCACATGGTCTctctagtaccatggagattatattttgatggttcaattcATACCAATGGTCAAGGTGTCGGTGTTATTTATATATATCTCCTTGTGGTTCTATTTTGTGAATCctcatgccgctcaaaatattttTGCATaaataatcaaagccgaatatgcatatTATTCGGTTTGGGGCTTTTGGTTGTtataggtgctacacatattgaggcttccggtgattcgttatAATTTATCTTGAGGAATGCCTAGATGTAATATTCACCTTGGGATGCTTTAATATGGCTCATAtgtctagacatgacaattggcgAGCAAATGAGTTagcacaacaagcatccggctacCATATTGATAATGGTGTATTGCATATGTATCAATAGCCGATGGTTAGTGTCACCGACAAAGGTAAGGCCGAACTGGATCCCACTGCTTTGGCCGCTAATGAATTTTTTGGCAAGCGAAAGTAGGGATTGAGGAAAGTTCATTGTTAATTATATCCAAGATACTAGCAAAAGAGTGGACAATACAGATGGCTTTGAGATGCACAATTGTATATGAAAATTTTATTGTCGAATTGTTGATGGTGTTCTTTTCAAGCGCTTGGATGAAAACTAAGCAAGGAATTGAGGAAGTTCCACCAAAGTTTGCATCAAGAAAGTTTAAGAATGCAATGGCCAATATATACTTATCATCCTAAGCATACAAAATGGCCAATGAAGTGTTGGTATAGTCCTTAGAACGGACTCGGTGAAAGTTAGTTTTTGGCAAGCTAGCTTTGCcaaaaaacagggggcatgtgttgatgcTCAAAAGTGACACAATCGTGAAGATAAGCTTGATGGTATAGCAAGATGACACCAAAATTATGGTTGGAAGTCACCATTGGATAGCCTTCTttgagaagatcaagatggatatgaaggTGGTCCAAAACAGAGCTCGACCGTAAAAGATATGATAAATCCAACGAAGCAtatgttgacatcagattttggcatgGCTAGAAAcacaattaagatggcctcaaatgaaaatAGTTGCTACACAAAAAATCTTTGTCTCGTCGAAAcagtcgattttgatataaaaatcatcataaTCCGAGGTTGTATGCATCATGTAGAGTCAAAATAAGGTTAGGGACAGAAGCTGCACAATCTCTTTGGACAGACAAAGTGGATTTGATTCGGTGAgaccaaatggatgtcaaaaaattGTCATGAGACACCCAATGTACTCAATGAGACCGAGTGAAACCACTCAGGAATTTCTAAGTGGGACACAGAAGAGTacataagagcaactctagcagaccccgcaaaacgccggCCCGCAAAACGTGTATGCAGTTCGCGCAAAACAGCTTTTACGGGCCGGCgcgggctggcacagatgcagaccctCCAAACGGATCTGTAAAAAAGTATATTCAcgaaatatgcttttttacgggtcggctatgcgGGTTCTGCTCTTTGCGCCGCTGCATCGTCGCAAATCATCAGCCCGCAAACCTCAAATCCAACATAATTCAACAATTGAAAACAAACTGAATTATTCAAATCAAACATAAAACAATAACCATCCgtattacaaataattattcaaatcaccgtaGCAAACTTAAAATAATGCAATACGAAActtgtcatgaatacaaatacaaatgaatacaaaaattagtcactatccagccctttgccaatgatgctcaatgagatcttcctgaagttgaaagtgtgtgtctgcattttcaatctccttgtatgtctgaagaaaagctctaatgcggtttgggtctctagctggtttgacacggctacccacattatTATGAAAGAATTCTAAGTCCATTCCTTTCTCATCTTTAAGAATCATATTGTGCAGGATAACACGCCAAGTCATATCATATTGTGCAGGATAACACGCCAAGTCATGATGTTCTTCAGGGTTTTCttatcccaaaaacgagcaggacctCGGACAATAGCAAACCTAGATTGCAGaacaccgaatgctctttcaatgtcttttcagggtgcctcttgcacccttgcaaattcacattatttttttgttttgggttctttgatgctcttgacaaatgtgcaccaagaaAGATATATatcatctgcaagatagtaccgctttgtgtattcatgcccattgataatgTAGTCGGAAGAAGGAGCATCACCggtagcaagcctagcaaacaaatgagagcaTTGCaaaacattgatatcattgagtgtgccgggcataccaaaaaagcaatgccaaattCATAAATCatcggatgctacggcctctagcacaattgttgcatcacgagacttgccacaatacattccttgccaagccttggggtaatttttccaattccaatgcatacaatcaatgctacctagcatc is from Triticum aestivum cultivar Chinese Spring chromosome 3A, IWGSC CS RefSeq v2.1, whole genome shotgun sequence and encodes:
- the LOC123060717 gene encoding D-3-phosphoglycerate dehydrogenase 3, chloroplastic, translated to MSASRALLSSPHGVASRTFTRAAPARLAAPSIPFARSGALRARSAILSSPAATVPVTSAEPKRRISHSVSDSAPLAKPAVLVAEKLGEAGLEVLRQFADVECAYGMSPAELLAKVAQFDALIVRSGTKVTRGVLEAGRGRLRVVGRAGVGIDNVDLQAATEAGCLVVNAPTANTVAAAEHGIALLACMARNVSQADAALKAGKWQRAKYVGVSLVGKTLAIMGFGKVGSEVARRAKGLGMHVIAHDPYAPADKARAIGAELVSFEEAIAKADFISLHMPLTPATSKVFNDESFGKMKTGVRIVNVARGGVIDEDALVRALDSGKVAQAALDVFTVEPPAKDSKLVLHENVTVTPHLGASTVEAQEGVAIEIAEAVGGALRGELAATAVNAPMVPAEVMSELAPYVSLAEKLGRLAVQLVAGESGIKGVKVVYTSARDPDDLDTRLLRAMVTKGIVEPVSSTFVNLVNADYTAKQRGLRIAEERVSHDNAAAEAPLESIQVRLSHVQSRFAGAISDGGDIVVVGRVKYGVPHLTVVGPYEVDVSLEGNLILCRQVDQPGMIGKVGNILGERNVNVSFMSVGRTSRGKQAIMAIGVDEEPDKKTLEKIGAIPAVEEFVFLEL